The Candidatus Synechococcus calcipolaris G9 nucleotide sequence TTTGGGGGGTGGGGTTGAATTTATCAATGAGCAATTTACAATTCCAAATTTGCAAGCAGAACGGCGGCGGCAATCCTTTAATGTCATTCATTTGGCAACCCACGGGGAGTTTAATCCGGGTTCCCCCGACGATTCGTTTATTGTCTTTTCTGATGGCCGGCTGACTTTGAATGATATGCCCAATTTGCGGCTGGATCGGTCTGATATTGAGCTTTTGACCCTGAGTGCCTGCCGGACAGCCGCAGGGGATAATAATGCGGAGCTAGGTTTTGCTGGGTTGGCGGTTCAATCGGGAATTAAGTCTGCCTTAGCCAGTCTGTGGTATGTGAGTGATGAAGGCACATTGGCTCTGATGACGGAGTTTTACCGGCAACTAAATACAGCACCCATCAAGGCGGAAGCTCTACGGCAAGCCCAGATCGGTATGATTAATGGCACGGTGCAAGTTCGGGATAATGAATTACAGTCTGTGCGGGGTGAGGCCGGTATTCCCTTGCCAGCCACAATTACCCGTGGTGTGAGCGATCGCACCTTAACTCATCCATATTACTGGGCGGCCTTTACAATGATTGGTAGTCCTTGGTAATTTTTAGACCCCTATGTTTCCCACCCACCGCCCCCGCCGCCTCCGCCAAACAGCCCAACTCCGCCGCATGGTTCGCGAAAATATTCTGACAACGGCGGATCTGATTTATCCTTTATTTGCGGTTCCCGGAGAGGCGATCGCCCAGGAAGTGAAATCCATGCCTGGGGTGTATCAGCTATCCATCGATAAAATCGTTGAAGAAGCCAAACAGGTTTACGACTTGGGCATTCCGGCGGTCATCTTATTTGGGATTCCCGATACCAAGGATACGGACGCTACGGGGGCCTGGCACGACTGCGGCATTGTCCAGCGGGCCGCCACGGCAATCAAAGAACAAATCTCGGATTTAGTGGTTATTGCCGACACCTGTTTGTGTGAATACACCGATCACGGCCATTGTGGTTATTTGGAGGTGGGAGACCTAAGCGGCCGCGTCCTCAATGATCCAACCCTAACGCTGCTGCAAAAAACAGCGGTGTCCCAAGCGAAGGCAGGGGCGGATATTATTGCCCCCTCTGGGATGATGGATGGCTTTGTCCAGGCAATTCGGGAGGGGTTGGATCAGGCCGGGTTTACGGATACCCCCATTTTGTCCTATGCCGCCAAATATGCCTCAGCCTACTATGGCCCCTTCCGGGATGCAGCGGAGTCTAGCCCCCAGTTTGGCGATCGCCGCACCTATCAGATGGATCCGGCCAATTCTCGGGAAGCCCTCAAGGAAATTGAACTGGATATTGCCGAAGGCGCCGATATGCTCATGGTTAAGCCCGCCCTCGCCTACATGGATGTCATCTGGCAAGTCAAAACTGCCTCTGATTTACCCGTAGCTGCCTATAATGTCTCCGGGGAATATTCCATGGTCAAAGCTGCCGCCCTCAATGGTTGGATTGATGAAGAAAAAGTCGTCCTGGAAACCCTGATGAGTTTCAAACGGGCTGGAGCCGACATGATTTTGACCTACCATGCCAAGGATGCAGCCCGCTGGCTGGCTGGGTCTTAACTTATCTTGAGTACATAAGTGATTTTTCTACAAGAATTAAAGCGATTGGGACTTTTAGATAGTCTCCATATAACGATCGCCCAGATTGGCTCTCGGAAACTTTCACTAAATGATGATCTAGGCTCCCAAGAATGGCAAATTTTTGCACCTAATTTAACGATCTATGGGTTTGATGCTGATGTCGATGCTTGTGAGGCCGCCAATCAAGACCTGCAAGAACGGGCTCCTAATTGGAACGAAATTCATCTGCCCATTGCCCTAGGAAGAGAAACAACAGAAGTAACTCTGTATGTTACCAAAAATCCTTTTTGTAGCTCCTTATATCCTCCTGATGAAAATTTTGTGAACCGCTTCCCTCGGGTTGGTCATCATTCCTCTCTAGACTTTACAGTTGAAATTGATGTTATGGCCCTAGACGACTTTCTCGATCAGGAAAAGATTAACTCAATTGATGTTCTAATCATTGATGTCCAGGGAGCTGACTTAGATGTTTTACAAGGCGGACAAAAAATTCTAGCTCAGAGCGTTGCTGCCATTCAAACTGAAATTGAGTTTAACTCCCTTTATATTGGTCAACCCTTATTTGCGGATGTGGATCAGTTTTTGAGAGCCAACGGGTTTAGCTTGTTTGATTTTAATCTTGCCTATAGACCACGCACCGAGGTTTTCTTACCACCGCCCTACCGCCGTGGACAATTATTATGGGGAGATGGCTACTATATTCGAGATTTAATCAAAGACGATTCCTCTAACTGGCTTACCCAAGATGGAAAAATTTTTAAACTAGCTTGTATTGCAGACTGTTGGGGATTTTCCGATTATGCCCTAGAACTTTATGCCTATATTCTCAAAAATTTTCCTGAGAGTTCTTTCGTTCAATTGGGAATGAAACAAGCAGTTATAGATTCCCTTTTAGCAATTCCAGATGTTACCGAAATGGGTATTGAATCTCTATCAATCTTAGAAGATATTTAAGACTATTAAAATAAAATTGATTCCAATACCAATATTTATGATTAACGCTGGCGATTCTGTTCCAGTAGAGCTTGGGCGCGGGGTTTATAAAGCAGGTAAAACAGGGACTCAATATAACGCATCATGTCTTCACGGTTTTCGTGGGATACATAATTCCAAAAGCCGTAGATTTTTGCCAGGGAAAGGAGTCGCGTTGTATGAATTTTCCAGGTGTAGGTACTGTAGACTCGCTCAATGGCCGCCTGGGAAATTTTCTGCCAGTAGTTTGTATCTTGCTGGCATTGATCAAAAAATGTGATGACGATTTGAGCCACTTCTTCCGGCAGCGTCGGGTTAATATAAAAACCATTGATTTGGTCTTGGATGATTGACCCTGACTGAAAAAAGTGGGCAAACTCCAAGAGTCGCCAATGAAGGAGAATGTCCAAATGAGCCAAAAACCAAGACGAACATTTACTGCCGAACAAAAAGCTGATTTTTCTGACCATAGGTCAGTAGCTGTGGCAATTGTGCAACAGTCAGGTAAGCCGATCAGCCACGTCGCCCAGGAAATGGGTTTGACAGAAATCATCGACGGAGCAAAATAACTCTTCTAGACTAAGCATAGGGCAAGCAGAGGGATGAGAATTTAGCACTTTCAGCCTATCTGTTCTGCCCCTCTCTTATCCCGAACTCACGTTATTCTAGAAACGGAATTTTTTGATCTCCATCAAAGCTATCGGGTACATCAATAAATAAAGGAGTCACTGTTTTGAAAGAATGGAAACGATCTCTGCGTATTAGCCTCAAGTACGCTAGGAGCCTGCTTTATGGCTACCCTTTTTTTTATGCTCATCAACAAACTCCCCATCGGTCACATCTTTACCCTCATTTATGGTGTGATTCCGTTACAGCCATTCCAAATCGTGGCAATCTAGAAATTCAGGAAAATCGTGTTTTAAACCTGCAACTGGCTACGAGCAAAATTCACCAACTTCAACTCAATTCCGGACAAATCTTCAGCTTCTGTAATTGCGTAGGTGACCCAACTTTAAGTAATGGGTTTAAGGCAGGCCCCGTGTTTGTGGGCGGTCAAGTGCAGACGGGAGTTGGTGGCGGATTATGTTTAATTGCTACCAACCTGTTTCATACGTTTTTGGTTTCAGGCTGCCAGATTCTGGAGCGACATTGTCACAGCATAGATGCTTACGGGAATGATCGCTTTTATCAGCTCGGACAAGATGCTTCGATCTCCTATGGCTATAAAGATTTGATCGTCCGGAATCACAGTGCTGTGGCACTACAGTTGCGATTACAAGTACTGCCAGAGACAGGTCAGGTGATCTCTAGCTTATGGGGGCAGTCTCCTTGTCCCTGGGAGGTGAAAGTTGACTCTATGATTTTGCAAGAGTTGTCATCTCCTTCAACTAACATTTCTGGTTGGATCGTTGAAACTCGACGATCTGTGTGCGATCAGACAGACAATTCAAGAGCAAGGGCTGGATCGAAAACCATGACTGAAGAACTTTTATGGCAACTTGATTACCGCGCCATTAGCGTTTATAAGCCCTGTACTGATAGCAGTTTGGAATCTACTGTTAAGCTCGATAAGATAATATGAGAAATATCTGTGAAGGTGAGTCCATCATTTATAGAAGTCAATGCTTGGAAAAGCCCGCTAACAAGTTGATGAAGCGGACTGTTGAGAGACTCTAGTGGGCACCTCGAAAAATTGCTCGATCTGCTATAAATAGAGGCTGAAATCATTGAAATCCCGTTTGCGATCGCCCCGAATTTTGAATTAATCGAGGTGCCCTCTAGAACCGACGACGATATTCAAAAAGTCCCAGGCTTTGGCCATCCGCGCCCAATTGAGTGCTGACTCCAAAATGTTCCGTAAACTGATACCCCAAATTCAGTCGGGTAGAGGTCTGAGGAGCCGTGAGTAATTGCAAGGCTGAAATTGAAAAGCGATCGGTCACTTGGAAGCCTAATTCAGCACCAACGGCGAGGACGGGAGACTCTTCCCGATCGCCCCGATTTGGGGGAACCAGTGCCGGAAAAATCCGAAAACTGGTTTGACTGCCCACGAGATTATCTAAGGCCGCCTGAACATTATTAAATAGTGCCGATGTGGCTAAATTCGCCAAAATCAGTTCCCCAGAGGCTTGGTTCTGTAGGGGGTTAAAACCACCACCCAGTAAGGATAAAATCTCCGCATTAGAGCGGGGTGGGCTGCTGGAAAGCTCAATCGCCGCCGGCAAGTTGGTTTGGAACTGACTGGCCCGGCCCTCCACTTGGGCAACAACCCGAATGGTATTCAATGACCCTAAAGACGTAGCGGTAACATCTCCAAATTCATTGAGACGATTTGTTCCAGTGGTGAACACCTCCGTCACCGTCGTCACTAAGTTGAGATTGAGTTCTGGATCAAGACCAAAGGCCGGATTAAAACGTACCGTATTGGGTCGATTGGGCATTAAAACAAATAGGCTCGTAAATAAGTTTAATTGGCCCCGGGTGAGGCGGATTTCTCCCTCGGGTTGCAGGGTTCTTAATGTGCCATTGAGGGTGAGACTTCCCTCCGCGGTTAGATTGAGAACTGGTGCGCGGGTAATATTGACATTTTGCCCTAGTAGAATCTGAAAACCATCAAACTCCGGCGGCTGAAATAAGCCATTACCATTCCTGTTTCCGTTTCCGTTTAGGGCTGGAACTGTACCATTGCCAGCTAAGGCTATACCGAGATCAAATTGGCCCTGGCTTAACCTGACCGTTCCAGAAATATCAGGGCTACGCAAGCTATCGGTAATCAGAATCGTGCCATTGACATCGCCGGTATAGACTTCCTTGGCTTGGAGGCGAATTTGATTCAAGCTCAGGGTTAGGGGGGTGTCTCGATCCGGATCATCGCTGCTGAGGGCAATCGCAAGGGGGAGTACACCGGCCATCTCAATTTGACCGGAACTAAACTGGCCCTGAACGCCTTCCACTCGTATGCGATCGCGATCGAAGCGAATCCGCGCACTCACATCCGTTAAGGGGGCATCCAGAGCAGGGGTAGAAAGGGTGGCCTGATCAATACTCAGAATCCCTTCCACAAGGGGCTGGCCAAGAGTTCCTTGTACCTGTACCTGAAGTTCTCCCTGGCCATCTACCCACTTCACTTCATCGGTGAGAAGGTTAACTAACCCCAACCCTTGATCCTTCACCTGCATCGTCAGCAGGAGGGAATCATCCTGGAGCGGGCCTGGACTAAAGGGAGCCTGGTAGGGAAATGAACCG carries:
- the hemB gene encoding porphobilinogen synthase — protein: MFPTHRPRRLRQTAQLRRMVRENILTTADLIYPLFAVPGEAIAQEVKSMPGVYQLSIDKIVEEAKQVYDLGIPAVILFGIPDTKDTDATGAWHDCGIVQRAATAIKEQISDLVVIADTCLCEYTDHGHCGYLEVGDLSGRVLNDPTLTLLQKTAVSQAKAGADIIAPSGMMDGFVQAIREGLDQAGFTDTPILSYAAKYASAYYGPFRDAAESSPQFGDRRTYQMDPANSREALKEIELDIAEGADMLMVKPALAYMDVIWQVKTASDLPVAAYNVSGEYSMVKAAALNGWIDEEKVVLETLMSFKRAGADMILTYHAKDAARWLAGS
- a CDS encoding FkbM family methyltransferase codes for the protein MIFLQELKRLGLLDSLHITIAQIGSRKLSLNDDLGSQEWQIFAPNLTIYGFDADVDACEAANQDLQERAPNWNEIHLPIALGRETTEVTLYVTKNPFCSSLYPPDENFVNRFPRVGHHSSLDFTVEIDVMALDDFLDQEKINSIDVLIIDVQGADLDVLQGGQKILAQSVAAIQTEIEFNSLYIGQPLFADVDQFLRANGFSLFDFNLAYRPRTEVFLPPPYRRGQLLWGDGYYIRDLIKDDSSNWLTQDGKIFKLACIADCWGFSDYALELYAYILKNFPESSFVQLGMKQAVIDSLLAIPDVTEMGIESLSILEDI
- a CDS encoding VanW family protein, translating into MKEWKRSLRISLKYARSLLYGYPFFYAHQQTPHRSHLYPHLWCDSVTAIPNRGNLEIQENRVLNLQLATSKIHQLQLNSGQIFSFCNCVGDPTLSNGFKAGPVFVGGQVQTGVGGGLCLIATNLFHTFLVSGCQILERHCHSIDAYGNDRFYQLGQDASISYGYKDLIVRNHSAVALQLRLQVLPETGQVISSLWGQSPCPWEVKVDSMILQELSSPSTNISGWIVETRRSVCDQTDNSRARAGSKTMTEELLWQLDYRAISVYKPCTDSSLESTVKLDKII